A section of the Rhizobium sp. BG4 genome encodes:
- the rplI gene encoding 50S ribosomal protein L9 — MDVILLERISKLGQMGETVKVRDGFARNYLLPLGKALRANEANKKRFEAERATLEARNLERKSEAQKVADVLDGKSFIVVRSAGETGQMYGSVAARDVVDILGAEGFNIGRNQVHLNTPIKAIGLHKVEIQLHSEVEIHVELNVARSAEEAERQAKGETLTSVDAIYGVDEDALRPEDFFDPEADGLDEDEA, encoded by the coding sequence ATGGACGTCATTCTCCTCGAACGTATCTCCAAGCTCGGCCAGATGGGCGAAACCGTAAAGGTTCGCGACGGCTTTGCTCGTAACTACCTCCTGCCGCTCGGCAAGGCTCTGCGCGCCAACGAAGCCAACAAGAAGCGCTTCGAAGCCGAGCGTGCAACGCTCGAAGCCCGTAACCTCGAGCGCAAGTCGGAAGCCCAGAAGGTTGCCGACGTTCTCGACGGCAAGTCCTTCATCGTCGTCCGTTCGGCTGGCGAAACCGGCCAGATGTACGGCTCGGTTGCTGCTCGCGACGTCGTCGACATCCTCGGCGCAGAAGGCTTCAACATCGGCCGCAACCAGGTTCACCTGAACACGCCGATCAAGGCAATCGGCCTGCACAAGGTTGAAATCCAGCTGCATTCGGAAGTCGAAATCCACGTTGAGCTCAACGTTGCCCGTTCGGCTGAAGAAGCTGAGCGCCAGGCCAAGGGCGAGACCCTGACCTCGGTTGACGCGATCTACGGCGTTGACGAAGACGCTCTGCGTCCGGAAGACTTCTTCGATCCGGAAGCTGACGGCCTCGACGAAGACGAAGCATAA
- the alr gene encoding alanine racemase — MCAMTDISDSFEDDPFESAGLRLTVDLSALAQNWQDMARRSGKARASAVVKADAYGMGIEDSGEALYMAGARDFFVATVDEGVTLRLYAPDARIFVLSGIWPGTERRFFENDLVPVISSEEQLAFWMAVLSDYGDYPCALHVDTGFNRLGLHIDEALALADDVSRPASFAPVLVMSHLACGDDQLSPMNKQQLESFRRVTAAYEGIESSLAASAGVFLGENYHFDLTRPGIAIYGAEAVHGIKNPMRPVATAEARVIQVKTVRAGESVSYGRALKLTRDSRLAIVAAGYADGYMRSQSSGGVPLRNALPQGGQGFFEGYHVPVAGRITMDLTIFDVTDLPENLIRAGDYIELFGKNILVDDAARAAGTIGYEMLTSIGLRHERKYVVDEE, encoded by the coding sequence ATGTGTGCGATGACCGATATTTCCGACAGCTTCGAAGACGACCCTTTTGAATCCGCCGGCCTGCGGCTGACGGTGGATCTTTCCGCCCTCGCCCAGAACTGGCAGGACATGGCGCGGCGTTCTGGAAAGGCGCGCGCCTCGGCCGTCGTCAAGGCGGATGCCTATGGCATGGGGATCGAGGATTCCGGCGAGGCGCTCTATATGGCGGGCGCACGCGACTTCTTCGTCGCGACCGTCGACGAGGGCGTGACGCTGCGCCTCTATGCGCCCGATGCGCGGATCTTCGTGCTGTCGGGCATCTGGCCCGGAACCGAGCGGCGCTTCTTCGAGAATGATCTGGTGCCGGTCATTTCGTCCGAAGAGCAGCTCGCCTTCTGGATGGCGGTGCTTTCCGACTATGGCGATTATCCCTGCGCGCTGCATGTCGATACCGGCTTCAACAGGCTCGGTCTTCACATCGACGAGGCGCTGGCACTCGCCGACGACGTCTCGCGGCCGGCGAGCTTTGCGCCTGTTCTCGTGATGAGCCATCTCGCCTGCGGCGACGATCAGCTGTCGCCGATGAACAAGCAGCAACTTGAATCATTCCGCAGGGTTACCGCCGCCTATGAAGGTATCGAATCAAGCCTTGCGGCCTCCGCCGGTGTGTTTCTCGGCGAAAATTATCATTTCGACCTGACGCGCCCGGGCATCGCCATCTATGGCGCCGAGGCCGTCCACGGCATAAAGAACCCGATGCGCCCTGTCGCCACCGCCGAAGCCCGGGTGATCCAGGTCAAGACGGTGCGCGCCGGTGAATCCGTCAGCTACGGGCGGGCGCTGAAGCTGACCCGCGACAGCCGACTGGCGATCGTTGCCGCCGGTTATGCCGATGGCTACATGCGCAGCCAGTCCAGCGGCGGGGTGCCGCTGCGCAATGCGCTGCCGCAGGGCGGTCAGGGCTTCTTCGAGGGATATCACGTTCCGGTCGCCGGCCGTATCACCATGGACCTGACGATCTTCGACGTCACTGATCTGCCCGAAAACCTGATCCGCGCCGGCGATTACATCGAGCTCTTCGGCAAGAATATCCTCGTCGACGATGCGGCACGCGCCGCAGGCACGATCGGCTACGAGATGCTGACGAGCATCGGGCTGCGTCACGAGCGGAAATACGTGGTCGACGAGGAATAG
- a CDS encoding LysE family translocator encodes MLDYSLAHWITFLTAAVLLNLSPGPDMAFILGHTIKSGTRAGFSAVFGVWTGACLHVLFAAFGLSAVLAASAFAFSAVKWAGAAYLVWLGIQALRSGGEGGFVEAAAETMSWQRIYRQGVLVSLLNPKVAIFFLAFLPQFVVEGAGPVWLQLAVHGLLIIAVAVFIEPPLILAGGKLAALVKGNRKIGLWLDRGLGALLVALGVRLALTTR; translated from the coding sequence ATGCTCGATTATTCGCTTGCCCACTGGATCACCTTCCTGACCGCCGCCGTGCTCCTCAACCTGTCGCCGGGTCCGGATATGGCGTTCATTCTCGGCCATACGATCAAGAGCGGCACGCGCGCCGGCTTTTCCGCGGTCTTCGGCGTGTGGACGGGCGCCTGCCTGCATGTGCTCTTCGCCGCCTTCGGCCTCTCCGCAGTGCTGGCCGCCTCTGCCTTCGCCTTCTCGGCGGTGAAGTGGGCGGGTGCCGCCTATCTCGTCTGGCTCGGCATCCAGGCGCTGCGGTCGGGCGGTGAGGGCGGTTTCGTCGAGGCTGCGGCGGAGACCATGAGCTGGCAGCGCATCTACCGGCAGGGCGTGCTGGTGTCGCTGCTCAATCCGAAGGTGGCGATCTTCTTTTTGGCCTTCCTGCCGCAATTCGTCGTCGAAGGCGCGGGGCCGGTCTGGTTGCAGCTCGCCGTCCACGGCCTGCTGATCATCGCCGTTGCCGTCTTCATCGAGCCGCCGCTGATCCTGGCGGGCGGCAAGCTGGCCGCGCTCGTCAAGGGCAATCGCAAGATCGGCCTGTGGCTCGATCGCGGTCTCGGCGCGCTGCTCGTCGCACTCGGGGTTCGCCTGGCGCTGACGACGCGCTGA
- a CDS encoding DUF2232 domain-containing protein — protein sequence MNKLDFKTLLTGALAGITAALLVLGASVQLSFSAVLYAASALPILLVGLGWGNAAAISAVVTAAVLGAIAISPTFALMMTLVTLLPAGWLSHLANLARPASELGGPDHLMAWYPLSDILLHLCALVTLAVIVTGFMIGYGPDLVSQMVDALFTSFAQQQPEVSLDPAATAQTKSLLLLMLPAIQGAMWVVLLFAAYYIATRIVNASGRALRPREDIPSALRMNRNSIFVFLAGLAATFFGGVPAMIGATVVGTFGAGFLLSGFASLHFRTRGKDWRLPALILLYLASLILMLPAFFILVVGLSDTRKAIALTPNKDADAPKQTDSNI from the coding sequence GTGAACAAACTGGACTTTAAAACGCTTTTGACCGGCGCCCTTGCCGGCATTACCGCCGCACTGCTGGTGCTCGGCGCGAGCGTTCAATTGTCGTTCAGCGCCGTCCTTTACGCGGCTTCCGCGCTTCCCATTCTTCTCGTCGGCCTCGGCTGGGGCAATGCTGCGGCCATCTCCGCCGTCGTGACTGCCGCCGTGCTCGGCGCCATCGCCATCTCGCCGACCTTCGCGCTGATGATGACGCTGGTGACGCTGCTGCCGGCCGGCTGGCTCAGCCACCTCGCCAATCTGGCGCGCCCCGCTTCCGAGCTCGGCGGTCCCGATCATCTGATGGCCTGGTATCCGCTGTCCGACATCCTGCTGCATCTCTGCGCACTCGTGACGCTCGCCGTCATCGTCACCGGCTTCATGATCGGCTACGGCCCGGATCTCGTCAGCCAGATGGTCGATGCGCTGTTCACGTCCTTTGCCCAGCAGCAGCCGGAAGTGAGCCTCGATCCGGCTGCGACGGCGCAGACCAAGTCGCTGCTGCTGCTGATGCTGCCAGCCATCCAGGGCGCCATGTGGGTGGTGCTCTTGTTTGCTGCCTATTACATCGCGACCCGCATCGTGAACGCTTCGGGCCGGGCGCTGCGTCCGCGCGAAGACATTCCGTCCGCGCTTCGGATGAATCGCAACTCGATTTTCGTCTTCCTCGCCGGTCTGGCTGCCACCTTCTTCGGCGGCGTTCCGGCGATGATCGGAGCAACCGTCGTCGGCACGTTCGGCGCCGGCTTCCTGCTTTCCGGCTTCGCCTCGCTGCATTTCCGCACGCGCGGCAAGGACTGGCGCCTGCCGGCGCTGATCCTTCTCTACCTGGCATCGCTCATCCTGATGCTGCCAGCCTTTTTCATCCTGGTCGTCGGCCTGTCCGATACGCGCAAAGCGATCGCACTGACCCCCAACAAGGATGCCGATGCCCCCAAACAAACAGATTCGAACATCTAA
- a CDS encoding PDZ domain-containing protein, producing MRNTYLAVRALVIAANIASPLAIYPAAAATPPADGMPAPSISKALDALLLPVNKAVAKKFKLAKGEHGVLVLSVKPGGVADKQGIKPGDVLSEVHGHKVHKPVDVDVAVRRDLKAGHSDIALSLQRDGTPVAVAAVITMESYSEAVSVTEVATWESDTSDASFSYSEYVSEETETIESSYESEETTVEEAMTQEESATDEETSADEADDSDDSADDGDGDDGDGGSDEE from the coding sequence TTGAGAAATACCTACCTTGCTGTTCGCGCGCTGGTGATTGCCGCGAACATCGCTTCGCCGCTCGCAATATATCCCGCAGCCGCTGCAACGCCCCCTGCAGACGGAATGCCGGCACCTTCCATTTCCAAGGCTCTGGATGCGCTTCTGCTGCCGGTCAACAAGGCCGTCGCCAAGAAGTTCAAGCTCGCCAAGGGAGAGCATGGTGTGCTGGTTCTTTCCGTCAAGCCGGGTGGTGTTGCCGACAAGCAAGGGATCAAGCCGGGCGACGTTCTCTCCGAGGTTCATGGCCATAAGGTTCATAAACCTGTCGACGTCGATGTCGCGGTTAGACGCGACCTGAAGGCCGGTCATTCGGATATTGCGCTTTCCCTTCAGCGGGACGGTACGCCTGTGGCCGTTGCGGCCGTCATCACGATGGAATCCTATAGCGAAGCCGTCTCGGTGACCGAAGTGGCGACGTGGGAAAGCGATACGTCCGACGCCTCGTTCTCCTACTCGGAATATGTGTCCGAGGAAACGGAGACCATCGAGTCGTCCTACGAGAGCGAAGAGACCACCGTCGAGGAAGCGATGACGCAGGAGGAATCGGCGACGGACGAAGAGACCAGCGCCGATGAAGCCGACGACAGCGACGATAGCGCTGATGACGGCGACGGTGACGACGGAGACGGCGGCTCCGACGAAGAGTAA
- the radA gene encoding DNA repair protein RadA, with protein MAKARTQFTCQNCGTVHNRWAGKCEGCGEWNTIVEEDPMGGIGGGPAKTPKKGRPVALTALSGEIEEAPRIHTGISELDRALGGGFVRGSAVLVGGDPGIGKSTLLMQAAAALSRRGHKIIYVSGEEAVAQVRLRAQRLSAADTDVMLAAETNVEDILATLAEGKRPDLVIIDSIQTLWSDLAESAPGTVTQVRTGVQAMIRFAKQTGAAMVLVGHVTKDGQIAGPRVVEHMVDAVLYFEGDRGHHYRILRTVKNRFGPTDEIGVFEMSDKGLREVANPSELFLGERNEKSPGAAVFAGMEGTRPILVEVQALVAPTSLGTPRRAIVGWDSARLSMILAVLEAHCGVKLGQHDVYLNIAGGYRISEPAADLAVASALVSSLAGIALPADCVYFGEVSLSGAVRPVAHTAQRLKEAEKLGFSAALLPTATADLPKGTGGRWNEIESLPDLVARIAGSKGALRRVEDDG; from the coding sequence ATGGCGAAGGCCAGAACTCAATTCACCTGCCAGAACTGCGGCACGGTCCATAACCGCTGGGCCGGGAAGTGCGAAGGCTGCGGCGAGTGGAACACCATCGTCGAGGAAGATCCGATGGGCGGCATCGGCGGCGGACCGGCCAAGACGCCGAAGAAGGGACGTCCCGTTGCCCTGACCGCGCTCTCGGGCGAGATCGAGGAAGCGCCGCGCATCCATACCGGCATTTCCGAGCTCGACCGGGCGCTCGGCGGCGGCTTCGTGCGCGGGTCGGCCGTGCTCGTCGGCGGCGATCCCGGCATCGGCAAGTCGACGCTGCTTATGCAGGCCGCCGCCGCGCTCTCGCGCCGCGGCCACAAGATCATCTATGTCTCGGGTGAAGAGGCCGTTGCTCAGGTGCGCCTGCGCGCGCAACGGCTGAGTGCGGCCGATACCGACGTGATGCTGGCCGCCGAAACCAATGTCGAGGACATCCTCGCGACGCTTGCCGAGGGAAAACGCCCCGATCTCGTCATCATCGATTCCATCCAGACGCTGTGGAGCGATCTGGCGGAATCGGCGCCGGGCACCGTCACCCAGGTCAGGACCGGCGTGCAGGCGATGATCCGTTTTGCCAAGCAGACGGGTGCTGCCATGGTGCTCGTCGGCCACGTCACCAAGGACGGCCAGATCGCCGGTCCGCGCGTCGTCGAGCACATGGTCGATGCCGTCCTCTATTTCGAAGGCGACCGCGGCCACCACTATCGCATCCTGCGAACCGTCAAGAACCGCTTCGGTCCGACCGACGAGATCGGCGTCTTCGAAATGTCCGACAAGGGGCTGCGCGAAGTCGCCAACCCTTCCGAGCTGTTCCTCGGCGAGCGCAACGAGAAATCCCCGGGTGCGGCGGTGTTCGCCGGCATGGAGGGCACGCGGCCGATCCTCGTCGAAGTGCAGGCGCTGGTGGCGCCGACTTCGCTCGGCACGCCGCGGCGCGCCATCGTCGGCTGGGACTCGGCACGGCTTTCGATGATCCTTGCCGTGCTCGAAGCCCATTGCGGCGTGAAGCTCGGCCAACACGACGTCTATCTCAACATCGCCGGCGGCTACCGGATCTCCGAGCCGGCAGCCGATCTGGCCGTCGCTTCGGCCCTTGTTTCCTCGCTTGCCGGTATTGCTCTCCCGGCCGATTGCGTCTATTTCGGCGAAGTCAGCCTGTCGGGGGCCGTCCGACCGGTTGCGCACACCGCCCAGCGCCTCAAAGAAGCCGAGAAGCTGGGATTTTCTGCAGCGCTGCTTCCAACAGCGACCGCCGATCTGCCGAAGGGCACCGGGGGACGCTGGAACGAGATAGAGAGCCTGCCGGACCTGGTGGCGCGCATCGCCGGATCGAAGGGTGCGCTACGACGTGTGGAAGACGACGGTTGA
- a CDS encoding HlyD family secretion protein, whose protein sequence is MFKSLRSPTSLIVLIAGAAGILLVLYAWRLPPFVTSVETTDNAYVRGYVTLMSPQVSGYVVDVPVKDYEHVKQGQVLAKIDDRIYAQKLAQSRAALDGQKASLANSHQQELSAQASITSSQAQIDSATAALKRAQLAWDRVDNLSNRGIASASESEAAQATLEQAKAALNQAQAALEVSKQSLATIIVNRASLEANVAGAEAAVQLAEIDLQNTSVVAPRDGHLGEIGVRIGQYVTLGTQMMAVVPEDVWVIANFKETQLDGMQVGQPVSVSVDALGHHRLTGRVERFSPAAGSEFAVIKPDNATGNFTKVAQRVGVRISIDPGQDLAKDLSPGLSVVVRIDKSAAPLKSVAENQ, encoded by the coding sequence ATGTTCAAATCCCTCCGCTCGCCCACCTCTCTGATCGTGCTGATCGCCGGTGCCGCCGGCATCCTGCTGGTGCTCTATGCCTGGCGCCTGCCGCCTTTCGTCACCTCGGTGGAAACGACCGACAATGCCTATGTCCGCGGCTATGTGACGCTGATGAGCCCGCAGGTCAGCGGCTATGTCGTCGATGTCCCGGTCAAGGATTACGAGCATGTGAAGCAGGGGCAGGTGCTCGCCAAGATCGATGACCGCATCTATGCCCAGAAGCTGGCGCAGTCGCGCGCCGCCCTCGACGGCCAGAAAGCCTCGCTTGCCAATTCGCATCAGCAGGAGCTCTCGGCGCAAGCCAGCATCACCTCCAGCCAGGCGCAGATCGACAGCGCCACGGCGGCGCTGAAGCGCGCCCAGCTTGCCTGGGATCGCGTCGATAATCTGAGCAACCGCGGCATCGCTTCGGCCAGCGAATCCGAAGCCGCCCAGGCGACGCTCGAGCAGGCGAAGGCGGCGCTCAATCAGGCGCAGGCCGCCCTCGAAGTCTCCAAGCAAAGCCTGGCGACGATCATCGTCAATCGTGCCTCTCTGGAAGCCAATGTCGCCGGTGCCGAGGCGGCGGTCCAGCTCGCCGAAATCGACCTGCAGAACACCTCGGTCGTGGCACCCCGCGACGGCCATCTCGGAGAGATCGGCGTGCGGATCGGTCAATACGTCACATTGGGCACGCAGATGATGGCGGTGGTTCCCGAGGACGTCTGGGTGATCGCCAATTTCAAGGAAACCCAGCTCGATGGGATGCAGGTCGGCCAGCCGGTCTCGGTCTCGGTCGATGCGCTCGGCCATCACCGGCTGACTGGCCGCGTCGAACGCTTCTCGCCGGCCGCCGGCTCGGAATTCGCCGTCATCAAGCCCGATAACGCCACCGGCAATTTCACCAAGGTCGCCCAGCGCGTCGGCGTGCGCATCAGCATCGATCCCGGGCAGGATCTGGCCAAGGACCTGTCGCCCGGCCTCTCGGTCGTGGTGCGGATCGATAAGAGCGCAGCACCTCTGAAGAGTGTTGCCGAGAACCAGTAG
- a CDS encoding CvpA family protein, translated as MPITIFDGIVIGVVLFSAVLAMVRGFSREVLSIASWGGSAAAAYYLYHYLVPYAKKYTDDDRIAIVGSAAVVFLIALIVISFITMKIADFIIDSRIGALDRTLGFLFGAARGILLLVVAVAFWNWLVDADHRPAWVNNAKSKPFLDSMVVKLQSVLPEEFAQMIRTSVMDKIQPQGENTGNANAPAADQAPADDAAPAAPAGGAQPQSN; from the coding sequence ATGCCCATTACGATTTTCGACGGTATTGTCATCGGCGTCGTGCTCTTCTCCGCCGTATTGGCGATGGTCCGCGGCTTTTCCCGTGAGGTCCTGTCGATCGCAAGCTGGGGCGGTTCTGCTGCCGCAGCCTACTACCTCTACCACTACCTGGTGCCCTACGCGAAGAAGTACACCGACGACGACCGCATCGCGATCGTCGGCTCGGCCGCCGTCGTCTTCCTGATCGCGCTGATCGTCATCTCCTTCATCACCATGAAGATCGCCGATTTCATCATCGACAGCCGCATCGGCGCGCTCGACCGCACGCTCGGCTTCCTGTTCGGCGCCGCACGCGGCATTCTTCTGCTGGTCGTGGCCGTCGCCTTCTGGAACTGGCTGGTCGATGCCGATCACCGTCCGGCATGGGTCAACAACGCCAAATCCAAGCCGTTCCTCGACTCGATGGTCGTGAAACTGCAGTCGGTCCTGCCGGAAGAGTTCGCCCAAATGATACGCACCAGCGTGATGGACAAAATTCAGCCGCAGGGCGAGAATACGGGCAATGCCAATGCGCCGGCAGCAGACCAGGCGCCGGCAGACGATGCAGCACCGGCCGCCCCTGCAGGCGGCGCGCAACCGCAGTCGAATTGA
- a CDS encoding MarR family transcriptional regulator — MANKLLGRELIEDIAAFTRKLRATFDARVRERNMTLPRARVFFNLNKKDGINQRELADRLELETPTLVRILDAMEGQGYVERRVAGSDRRAKEIYMTDAGRVVAAEVEGLAEEVRGQIIAGIPESDLRTTLNVIRAMQANLAAVRGQ; from the coding sequence ATGGCGAATAAGCTGCTCGGCCGCGAATTGATCGAAGACATTGCTGCCTTCACCCGCAAGCTGAGAGCGACTTTCGATGCCAGGGTCAGGGAACGCAACATGACGCTGCCGCGCGCCCGGGTGTTCTTCAATCTCAACAAGAAGGACGGCATCAACCAACGCGAGCTCGCAGACCGCCTCGAGCTCGAAACCCCGACGCTCGTGCGCATCCTCGATGCGATGGAAGGGCAGGGCTATGTCGAGCGCCGTGTCGCCGGCTCCGACCGCCGCGCCAAGGAGATCTACATGACCGATGCGGGCAGGGTGGTCGCCGCAGAAGTCGAGGGGCTCGCGGAGGAAGTGCGCGGCCAGATCATCGCCGGTATTCCCGAAAGCGATCTCAGGACTACCTTGAATGTTATCCGCGCAATGCAGGCGAACCTGGCGGCCGTTCGCGGACAATGA
- a CDS encoding replicative DNA helicase, translating into MNDAARKIAAVAPAEQHYREAPNNIEAEQALLGAILMNNDAYYRVSDFLKPIHLYEPLHRKIFEVAGDIIRMGKIANPVTIKTFLKADEKVGDMTVSEYLARLAREAVTIINAEDYGRAIYDLALRRALITIGEDVVNIAYDAPLDMPPQAQIEDTERRLFELAENGRYDGGFQSFNDAVALAIDMAAVAKERDGGLSGISTGIHSLDGKMGGLQRSDLIVLAGRPGMGKTSLATNIAYNIAAAYEGEVQADGSFKAKQGGVVGFYSLEMSSEQLATRIISEQTEVSSSKIRRGDINDADFEKLVACSMMMQKVPLYIDQTGGISIAQLSARARRLKRQRGLDCLVVDYIQLMTGAGKGDNRVQEITQITTGLKALGKELNVPIIALSQLSRQVESRDDKRPQLSDLRESGSIEQDADVVLFVFREEYYVKNLEPRDPADPKYAEWEALFEKVKGTADVIIAKQRHGPTGTVKLAFQSEFTRFADLAEPSFTQYEEH; encoded by the coding sequence ATGAACGACGCCGCGCGAAAGATTGCCGCCGTTGCTCCTGCCGAGCAGCATTACCGCGAAGCACCCAACAATATCGAAGCGGAGCAGGCGCTTCTGGGTGCTATCCTGATGAACAACGACGCCTATTACCGGGTGTCCGACTTCCTCAAGCCGATCCATCTCTATGAGCCGCTGCACCGGAAGATCTTCGAGGTCGCCGGCGATATCATCCGCATGGGCAAGATCGCCAATCCGGTGACGATCAAGACCTTCCTGAAGGCCGACGAGAAGGTCGGCGACATGACGGTCTCCGAATATCTCGCCCGCCTCGCCCGTGAGGCCGTCACCATCATCAATGCCGAGGACTATGGCCGCGCGATCTACGATCTGGCGCTGCGCCGCGCGCTGATCACCATCGGCGAGGACGTCGTCAACATCGCCTATGACGCACCGCTCGACATGCCGCCGCAGGCGCAGATCGAAGACACCGAGCGCCGCCTGTTCGAGCTCGCCGAAAACGGCCGCTACGACGGCGGCTTCCAGTCGTTCAACGACGCCGTGGCGCTGGCGATCGACATGGCTGCCGTCGCCAAGGAGCGTGATGGCGGTCTCTCCGGCATCTCCACCGGCATCCATTCGCTCGACGGCAAGATGGGCGGTCTGCAGCGCTCCGACTTGATCGTGCTCGCCGGACGTCCGGGTATGGGCAAGACCTCGCTCGCCACCAACATCGCCTATAACATCGCCGCCGCCTATGAAGGCGAAGTGCAGGCGGACGGAAGCTTCAAGGCGAAGCAGGGCGGCGTCGTCGGATTCTACTCGCTCGAAATGTCGTCCGAACAGCTCGCCACCCGTATCATCTCCGAGCAGACGGAAGTCTCTTCCTCGAAGATCCGCCGCGGCGACATCAACGATGCCGATTTCGAAAAGCTGGTCGCCTGCTCGATGATGATGCAGAAGGTGCCGCTTTATATCGACCAGACCGGTGGTATCTCGATCGCCCAGCTTTCGGCTCGCGCCCGCCGCCTGAAGCGCCAGCGCGGCCTCGATTGCCTCGTGGTGGACTATATCCAGCTGATGACCGGCGCCGGTAAGGGCGACAACCGCGTTCAGGAAATCACCCAGATCACCACCGGCCTCAAGGCGCTCGGCAAGGAACTCAACGTTCCCATCATCGCCCTTTCGCAGCTGTCGCGTCAGGTCGAAAGCCGCGACGACAAACGCCCGCAGCTCTCCGACCTTCGTGAATCGGGCTCGATCGAGCAGGACGCCGACGTCGTGCTCTTCGTGTTCCGCGAGGAATATTACGTCAAGAACCTCGAGCCCCGCGATCCCGCCGATCCGAAATACGCGGAATGGGAAGCACTGTTCGAAAAGGTCAAGGGCACCGCCGACGTCATCATCGCCAAGCAGCGCCACGGACCGACCGGCACCGTCAAGCTCGCCTTCCAGTCGGAGTTCACCCGCTTCGCCGACCTCGCCGAGCCGTCGTTCACGCAGTACGAAGAACACTGA
- a CDS encoding MFS transporter has product MSLAETANDNAVAARKGEEEAVTPPPAAPPLPVPLARWKVPLYMASSVLFFLTQGLGMNLITANIYQLQGSFSATTIKVSWLSAAYMAPYASLAIALFKIRTQYGLRRFAEFSIICFLFASMMNLLITDLHSAIVVRALSGMAAAPLSTLGFLYMLEAFPPEKKLSVGLSLALMNTLFAAPIARIISPSLLDLGGYSALYTFEMGLALIALPVIYLLPLTAPPRAKVIQRLDILSYLLLAISFGCLAVVLTLGRLYWWFEVSWLGIVLAVSIGALTLMFLIELPRANPMLDLRFVFSGANMRMAGLLLLFRFVSSEQSTTAANFYQQLGLLNDQTIHLYAIILLSSLAGGLFCAYLMMTRYVETAHVLALILIAAGAYIDSQSTSLTRPPEMYLSQAMVAAGAAMFLPPVMSKGFAAVLAKGMPYIVNFLVIFLFTQSIGSLFASSVLGTFVVIREKFHSNVLVEHILLTDPIVAQRVSQLSAAYGKVITDKTLLNAEGLSLLGQQVTREAYVLAYNDAFYVIFLSCLAGLVVLLLHLAWKRRPWQNGPEAVLAQS; this is encoded by the coding sequence ATGAGCCTCGCCGAGACAGCAAACGACAATGCTGTAGCCGCCCGCAAGGGCGAGGAAGAGGCCGTCACGCCGCCGCCCGCAGCGCCGCCCTTGCCGGTGCCGCTGGCGCGCTGGAAGGTGCCGCTCTACATGGCCTCCTCGGTCTTGTTCTTCCTGACCCAAGGGTTGGGGATGAACCTGATCACCGCCAATATCTACCAGCTGCAGGGCTCGTTCTCGGCGACCACGATCAAGGTGTCGTGGCTGTCCGCCGCCTATATGGCGCCCTATGCCAGCCTTGCCATCGCGCTCTTCAAGATCCGCACGCAATATGGCCTGCGCCGCTTTGCCGAGTTCAGCATCATCTGCTTCCTCTTCGCCTCGATGATGAACCTGCTGATCACCGATCTGCATTCGGCGATCGTCGTGCGCGCCTTGAGCGGCATGGCCGCCGCCCCACTCTCGACGCTCGGCTTCCTCTACATGCTGGAAGCCTTCCCGCCGGAGAAGAAGCTCTCGGTGGGCCTCAGCCTCGCGCTGATGAACACGCTGTTTGCAGCGCCGATCGCCCGCATCATCTCGCCGTCGCTGCTGGATCTCGGCGGCTACAGCGCGCTCTACACTTTCGAGATGGGGCTGGCGCTGATTGCCCTGCCGGTCATCTATCTGCTGCCGCTCACGGCGCCACCGCGCGCCAAGGTCATCCAGCGGCTCGATATCCTGAGCTACCTGCTGCTCGCCATCAGCTTCGGCTGCCTGGCCGTCGTCCTGACGCTCGGGCGGCTCTACTGGTGGTTCGAAGTATCCTGGCTCGGCATCGTGCTTGCCGTCTCGATCGGCGCGCTGACGCTGATGTTCCTGATCGAGCTGCCGCGCGCCAATCCGATGCTCGACCTGCGCTTCGTCTTCTCGGGCGCGAACATGCGCATGGCCGGTCTCCTGCTGTTGTTCCGCTTCGTCTCCTCGGAGCAGTCGACGACGGCTGCGAATTTCTACCAGCAGCTCGGCCTGCTCAACGACCAGACGATCCATCTCTATGCGATCATCCTGCTCTCGTCGCTCGCGGGTGGCCTGTTCTGCGCCTATTTGATGATGACGCGCTATGTGGAGACCGCGCATGTACTGGCGCTGATCCTGATCGCGGCGGGCGCCTATATCGACAGCCAGTCCACCAGCCTGACGCGGCCGCCGGAAATGTATTTAAGCCAGGCGATGGTCGCGGCCGGTGCGGCGATGTTCCTGCCGCCCGTCATGTCCAAGGGCTTCGCGGCCGTTCTCGCCAAGGGCATGCCCTATATCGTCAACTTCCTGGTGATCTTCCTGTTCACCCAGTCGATCGGCTCGCTCTTTGCCTCGTCGGTGCTCGGCACTTTCGTCGTCATCCGCGAGAAGTTTCATTCCAACGTCCTCGTCGAGCATATCCTGCTGACGGACCCGATCGTCGCCCAGCGCGTCTCGCAGCTTTCGGCGGCCTACGGCAAGGTCATCACCGACAAGACGCTGCTGAATGCCGAGGGTCTCTCGCTGCTCGGCCAGCAGGTGACGCGGGAGGCCTATGTGCTGGCCTATAACGACGCCTTCTACGTCATCTTCCTGTCCTGCCTGGCAGGTCTCGTCGTCCTTCTTCTCCATCTCGCATGGAAGCGCCGGCCCTGGCAGAACGGGCCGGAGGCCGTCCTTGCGCAATCCTGA